In Archangium violaceum, the following are encoded in one genomic region:
- a CDS encoding DUF4215 domain-containing protein: protein MDTRSTPSRTGVSVAALSLALLFTLTGCGPDVSHGDGWSSTGASDLLVDASDATCGNGALNPGEQCDDGDTTAGDGCDASCRVEAGHACPTAGQPCVTSCGNGALDPSEQCDDGDITAGDGCDAACFIESGHECTGVPSVCARLCGNRRMDAGESCDDGNATQGDGCSNACALEPGYACPTAGWPCARTCGNGTVNPGEQCDDGNLTSKDGCDTECRVEPGYACSTPAAGKSVCANTCGNGKLEANETCDDGNTKADDGCSPGCRVDTGYNCSGAPSTCTTLCGDGIMAGGERCDDGNGSTGDGCDRSCQVETGWRCPAPGTVCFHTCGNGIREAGEVCDDGNTTRGDGCGGTCLVESGYTCGGAPSVCRTWCGDGVVVGSEVCDDGNLSNGDSCGNTCAIDVAAPVITGPAPDSHLATSTPPLSGTANAGHTVTVREGDTVLCTATSDATGRWSCTPSQPLVDGPHTVAATARDSSGNGSTSPASTPVSFTLDTQQPDTLITRSPPASSEDDIAVFGYDSTEVGVRYECSLDGGAYAPCQDTYDVRLGEHTLSVRAVDRAGNVDVSPAQYTWTVEDTRSFAGGGCGAAPSFSWLAFLALLGLRRASRR, encoded by the coding sequence ATGGATACACGCTCCACCCCATCGCGCACGGGAGTCTCCGTGGCGGCCCTCTCACTGGCCCTCCTCTTCACCCTCACCGGCTGCGGCCCGGACGTCTCGCACGGCGATGGCTGGTCCAGCACCGGCGCCAGCGACCTCCTCGTGGATGCGTCTGACGCCACGTGCGGCAACGGTGCCCTCAACCCCGGCGAGCAGTGCGACGACGGCGACACCACCGCGGGCGACGGCTGCGACGCGAGCTGCCGGGTCGAGGCGGGCCACGCATGCCCCACGGCCGGCCAGCCCTGCGTCACCAGCTGTGGCAACGGCGCCCTCGACCCGAGCGAGCAGTGCGATGACGGCGACATCACCGCGGGCGACGGCTGCGACGCGGCGTGCTTCATCGAGAGCGGCCACGAGTGCACGGGCGTCCCGTCCGTCTGCGCCAGGCTGTGTGGCAACAGGCGCATGGACGCGGGCGAGTCGTGCGACGACGGCAACGCCACCCAGGGTGATGGCTGCTCCAACGCCTGCGCCCTGGAGCCGGGCTATGCGTGCCCCACGGCCGGCTGGCCCTGCGCGAGGACCTGCGGCAACGGCACGGTGAACCCCGGCGAGCAGTGCGATGACGGCAACCTGACGTCGAAGGATGGCTGCGACACCGAGTGCCGTGTCGAGCCGGGTTACGCCTGCAGCACTCCCGCAGCCGGGAAGTCCGTGTGCGCCAACACCTGCGGCAACGGCAAGCTGGAGGCGAACGAGACGTGCGACGATGGCAACACGAAGGCGGACGACGGCTGCTCGCCGGGCTGCCGCGTCGACACCGGCTACAACTGCAGCGGGGCTCCGAGCACCTGCACCACCCTGTGCGGCGACGGCATCATGGCGGGCGGCGAGAGGTGCGACGACGGCAATGGCTCCACGGGCGACGGCTGCGACCGCTCGTGCCAGGTGGAGACCGGCTGGCGGTGCCCCGCGCCCGGGACGGTGTGCTTCCACACGTGTGGCAACGGCATCCGGGAGGCCGGCGAGGTGTGCGACGACGGCAACACCACCCGCGGTGACGGCTGCGGCGGCACCTGCCTCGTCGAGAGCGGCTACACCTGCGGCGGCGCGCCCAGCGTCTGCCGCACCTGGTGCGGTGACGGCGTGGTGGTGGGCTCCGAGGTGTGCGACGACGGCAACCTGTCGAATGGTGACAGTTGCGGCAACACCTGCGCCATCGACGTGGCCGCGCCCGTCATCACAGGCCCCGCGCCGGATTCCCACCTCGCCACCTCGACGCCCCCCCTCAGTGGCACGGCGAACGCGGGCCACACGGTGACGGTGCGCGAGGGCGACACGGTGCTCTGCACCGCCACCTCCGATGCCACTGGCAGGTGGAGCTGCACGCCCTCCCAGCCGCTCGTCGATGGCCCGCACACCGTGGCGGCCACGGCCCGGGATTCCTCGGGCAACGGGAGCACGAGCCCGGCCTCCACTCCGGTCTCCTTCACGCTCGACACGCAGCAGCCCGACACGCTCATCACCCGCAGCCCGCCCGCCAGCAGCGAGGACGACATCGCGGTGTTCGGTTACGACTCGACCGAGGTGGGCGTGCGTTACGAGTGCAGCCTGGACGGGGGCGCCTACGCTCCCTGCCAGGACACCTACGATGTCCGGCTCGGCGAGCACACCCTGAGCGTGCGCGCCGTGGACCGCGCGGGCAACGTGGATGTCTCGCCCGCTCAGTACACGTGGACGGTGGAGGACACCCGCAGCTTCGCCGGTGGTGGCTGCGGCGCCGCCCCCTCGTTCTCGTGGCTGGCCTTCCTCGCACTGCTGGGTCTGCGTCGCGCAAGCCGCCGCTGA
- a CDS encoding OmpA family protein, whose protein sequence is MPSREIQGWLGGTLALWAFTASAQSQRIPGFELERLQLNPGARDSLVLSTGDLTRKGQYRLSLTGHWENKPLVLFEHGTESATIISHRVTAHLSGAWSVTDWLELGAQLPIVGQWAPNVSTVGLATPQSFALGTPWLQARANLFSERDGRPLDLGLHLGAALPVGSAEALTLDQGFVFSPRVGLGKRLGDAWRVGADVGALVRTRTYALSPQVKTPRDELGVEVNGGLNVSAALFGLKEELLVRGTLPMTRAPSSLEVLLGLRAPVGPVEVYAMGGPGFGKTPGTPAFRVLAGVTYSPESTPPANPRVEDQPEPDNDKDGIADRSDACMNEAGIQENRGCPDKDRDGDSLVDRLDNCPDEKGTEKNGGCKDKQLARIDEGQLRMREPVFFEQNEDILSPRSHELLDTVASILKTHPEMKLRVEGHTSNEGDAGYNLDLSQRRAEAVVKYIIGKGVERERLEPRGFGQTRPIADNDTSEGRAKNRRVEFKIVGDAVDVKTRQGAPAAKTLEK, encoded by the coding sequence TTGCCTTCGCGAGAGATTCAAGGGTGGCTCGGTGGAACATTGGCGCTCTGGGCCTTCACCGCATCCGCCCAGTCGCAACGCATCCCTGGCTTCGAGCTGGAGCGACTCCAACTCAACCCCGGCGCACGCGACAGCCTCGTGCTGTCGACCGGCGACCTGACGCGGAAGGGCCAGTACCGCCTCTCCCTCACCGGCCACTGGGAGAACAAGCCCCTGGTGCTCTTCGAACACGGCACGGAGAGCGCCACCATCATCTCCCACCGCGTGACGGCGCACCTGAGCGGCGCCTGGTCCGTCACCGACTGGCTCGAGCTGGGTGCCCAGCTCCCCATCGTCGGCCAGTGGGCCCCGAACGTCTCCACGGTGGGCCTGGCCACGCCCCAGTCATTCGCGCTCGGCACCCCGTGGCTCCAGGCGCGCGCCAACCTCTTCTCCGAGCGCGACGGACGCCCCCTCGACCTCGGACTGCACCTCGGCGCCGCCCTGCCCGTGGGTAGCGCGGAGGCCCTCACGCTCGACCAGGGCTTCGTCTTCTCGCCACGCGTGGGCCTCGGCAAGCGCCTCGGGGATGCATGGCGCGTGGGCGCCGACGTCGGCGCGCTCGTCCGCACCCGGACGTACGCGCTCTCGCCCCAGGTGAAGACACCCCGGGACGAGCTGGGCGTCGAGGTGAACGGTGGCCTCAACGTCTCGGCCGCCCTGTTCGGATTGAAGGAGGAGCTGCTGGTGCGAGGCACGCTCCCCATGACGCGCGCCCCCTCGTCGCTGGAGGTGCTGCTCGGCCTCCGGGCCCCCGTGGGCCCCGTGGAGGTGTACGCCATGGGCGGCCCCGGCTTCGGCAAGACGCCCGGCACGCCGGCCTTCCGCGTGCTGGCTGGCGTGACGTACTCGCCGGAGAGCACCCCTCCGGCGAACCCGCGCGTGGAGGACCAGCCCGAGCCGGACAACGACAAGGACGGCATCGCCGACCGCTCCGACGCCTGCATGAACGAGGCGGGCATCCAGGAGAACCGCGGCTGCCCCGACAAGGACCGCGATGGGGACAGCCTCGTCGACCGGCTCGACAACTGCCCGGACGAGAAGGGCACCGAGAAGAACGGGGGCTGCAAGGACAAGCAGCTCGCGCGGATCGACGAGGGACAGCTGCGCATGCGCGAGCCCGTCTTCTTCGAGCAGAACGAGGACATCCTCAGCCCCCGCAGCCACGAGCTGCTGGACACGGTGGCGTCCATCCTGAAGACGCACCCGGAAATGAAGCTGCGCGTCGAGGGCCACACCAGCAACGAGGGTGATGCCGGGTACAACCTGGACCTGTCGCAGCGCCGTGCCGAGGCGGTGGTGAAGTACATCATCGGCAAGGGCGTGGAGCGTGAGCGCCTGGAGCCCAGGGGCTTCGGCCAGACGCGGCCCATCGCGGACAACGACACCAGCGAAGGCCGCGCGAAGAACCGCCGCGTGGAGTTCAAGATCGTCGGCGATGCCGTGGACGTGAAGACCCGGCAGGGCGCCCCCGCCGCCAAAACCCTCGAGAAGTGA
- a CDS encoding transposase, with protein MTRAGAQRSPRRGGSGPASWRSAAATACACRYFHANDRQGLERLCRYGARGALALERLSRAEDGRIAWRMNRTLPDGTTHLLFTGLELFTACGVPGASASGKPHEVPRRLRSRHEAAAIPGPPSSSGGGEHGA; from the coding sequence GTGACCCGGGCGGGTGCGCAGCGTAGCCCACGCCGCGGTGGCTCGGGCCCAGCATCTTGGAGGAGCGCGGCGGCTACGGCGTGCGCGTGCCGTTACTTTCATGCCAACGACAGGCAGGGGCTGGAGCGGCTGTGCCGCTACGGAGCACGCGGAGCGCTGGCGCTGGAGCGTTTGTCACGAGCGGAGGACGGCCGCATCGCTTGGCGGATGAATCGCACGCTGCCGGACGGCACCACGCACCTGCTCTTCACCGGGCTGGAACTTTTTACGGCGTGTGGCGTCCCTGGTGCCTCCGCCTCGGGCAAACCTCACGAGGTTCCACGGCGTCTTCGCTCCAGGCACGAAGCTGCGGCCATTCCTGGTCCCCCAAGCAGCAGCGGAGGAGGCGAGCATGGCGCCTGA
- a CDS encoding immunity 52 family protein — protein MKETYYVGAYWLTRRETAEACAERAEAFFSLLASCDPSLARWFKKGRTLEEALRYRIESDAASLANVFNQQAQEEGRFATDGFSLSGWNGATHEAASRLSLLCGDASVRVSNSCVFEPPDQGSAAERVLQTPVLARILRAMAVAFEPEWGVATSQEHRGLVAPKSARAGTFVGWLTYFSHRRGPLPPLPSPVQVEPVEDKGTLVILTPERLTASSPPHVALALDVSERLVQAGLLTPLRPWQE, from the coding sequence ATGAAGGAAACGTATTACGTTGGAGCGTACTGGCTGACACGGCGAGAAACGGCCGAGGCCTGTGCTGAGCGAGCGGAAGCCTTCTTCAGCCTGCTCGCTTCATGCGACCCGAGCCTCGCTCGTTGGTTCAAAAAGGGCCGAACCCTCGAGGAGGCTTTGCGGTACCGCATTGAATCCGATGCGGCGAGTCTCGCGAATGTATTCAACCAGCAAGCGCAGGAGGAAGGACGCTTCGCCACGGATGGCTTCTCGCTGAGCGGATGGAATGGAGCAACTCACGAAGCAGCGAGTCGCCTCTCCCTGCTCTGCGGCGATGCATCGGTCAGGGTCTCCAACTCCTGTGTGTTCGAGCCGCCAGATCAAGGCTCCGCGGCGGAGCGCGTGCTCCAGACGCCCGTACTCGCACGGATACTGCGCGCCATGGCCGTGGCCTTCGAGCCTGAATGGGGCGTCGCCACCTCCCAGGAGCATCGAGGGCTGGTGGCACCGAAATCCGCCAGGGCCGGCACCTTCGTCGGCTGGCTCACATACTTCTCCCACCGCCGCGGCCCCCTGCCGCCCCTGCCCTCACCCGTTCAGGTCGAGCCCGTGGAGGACAAGGGCACGCTCGTCATCCTCACTCCCGAGCGCCTCACCGCCTCCAGCCCCCCCCACGTGGCGTTGGCCCTCGATGTCTCCGAGCGCCTCGTCCAGGCCGGCCTCCTCACCCCACTTCGCCCATGGCAGGAATGA
- a CDS encoding Tox-REase-5 domain-containing protein: MRLMTSAALLAAVLLLASGALAAEADDFQVLLRHSGLPQSAHLPLGQSLTPKKAQALWRGLVDGPANLRTFAPRTTLARLLREASATSQPLPYSELLARTARFRRLVVARPDGYCAVALTGTPISWLGQTTLQQGELYVQRMRVGAFYFDAGGVYFPVDEALRKQESPPVGERALGRDPATAALLETEAALEEMARGLAALLTEPARTLAGLTHLPSAVAGLISSSPEYFARYGTMNLEDQIREAARLATHVLTLQGGAATVGPRLASATRLPVLTLSARGTLAVHEVVVPAGAVTATVGTGATSVSIVLMAQGSEVTGGSKSWSPPPEGPGQWVQKEERMSEEAQRFQSQKTGAPEGWVYRVRTGPGPKDFVDFDGFKNGVLLEVKGPGYRELLRKMEGRPWFEGVEELLDQAQRQLKAADGTPIQWHFAEREVADFMRGQFQNKGLDIEVIP, translated from the coding sequence ATGAGGCTGATGACATCCGCCGCGCTCCTGGCTGCCGTGCTGCTGCTGGCCTCCGGTGCCCTCGCCGCCGAGGCGGATGACTTCCAGGTGCTCCTGCGGCACAGCGGACTGCCGCAGTCCGCCCACCTGCCTCTGGGCCAGTCCCTCACTCCGAAGAAGGCCCAGGCCCTCTGGCGGGGGCTCGTGGATGGCCCCGCCAACCTGAGGACCTTCGCGCCCCGCACCACCCTGGCGCGCCTGCTACGCGAGGCCTCCGCCACCAGCCAACCCCTGCCCTACTCCGAGTTGCTCGCTCGCACCGCGCGCTTCCGCCGCCTGGTGGTGGCCCGACCGGATGGCTACTGCGCCGTGGCGCTCACCGGCACGCCCATCTCCTGGCTGGGACAGACCACCCTCCAGCAGGGGGAGTTGTACGTGCAGCGCATGCGCGTGGGCGCCTTCTACTTCGACGCAGGAGGCGTCTACTTCCCCGTGGATGAGGCCCTGCGCAAGCAGGAGTCCCCACCGGTGGGCGAACGCGCTCTGGGAAGAGACCCGGCCACCGCGGCCCTGCTGGAAACGGAGGCCGCACTGGAGGAGATGGCGCGAGGACTGGCAGCCCTCCTCACCGAGCCAGCTCGCACCCTGGCGGGCCTGACCCACCTTCCCTCGGCGGTGGCGGGTCTCATCTCCAGCTCTCCGGAATACTTCGCCCGCTATGGGACGATGAACCTGGAGGACCAGATTCGCGAGGCGGCACGGCTGGCCACCCATGTGCTGACGCTCCAGGGAGGTGCTGCCACGGTGGGGCCACGACTGGCCTCGGCCACGCGGCTGCCAGTGCTCACCCTCTCGGCCAGGGGCACGCTGGCGGTGCACGAGGTGGTAGTACCCGCTGGAGCCGTGACCGCGACGGTCGGGACCGGGGCCACGTCGGTATCCATCGTCCTCATGGCGCAGGGCAGTGAGGTGACCGGGGGCAGCAAATCCTGGTCTCCGCCCCCCGAGGGACCCGGCCAGTGGGTTCAGAAAGAGGAGCGCATGAGCGAGGAGGCCCAGCGCTTCCAGTCCCAGAAGACGGGCGCTCCAGAGGGCTGGGTCTACCGTGTCCGCACGGGCCCGGGGCCCAAGGACTTCGTGGACTTCGACGGATTCAAGAACGGCGTACTCCTGGAGGTCAAAGGTCCCGGCTACCGGGAACTCCTCAGAAAGATGGAGGGCAGGCCGTGGTTCGAAGGCGTCGAGGAACTGCTCGATCAGGCCCAAAGACAACTCAAGGCGGCCGACGGAACTCCCATCCAGTGGCACTTCGCCGAGCGGGAGGTCGCGGACTTCATGCGTGGACAATTCCAGAACAAAGGCCTCGACATCGAGGTCATCCCATGA
- a CDS encoding DUF4214 domain-containing protein, translating into MHRSFVRLLQVLIAAASLTPGLALAWNALDDNFFYVQTIYWDLLNRAPTHDELYGGFDYLEACGSDTSCQRARQLYMARSVFDSPEHYNAQGMIPGHPQFQDAYVWRCYTGFLKRQPESTGFNFWLPYLQNTHDYGGVINGFLNSAEYRGHFGDP; encoded by the coding sequence ATGCACCGCTCTTTTGTCCGCCTGCTTCAAGTCCTCATCGCCGCCGCATCCCTCACGCCCGGCCTGGCTCTTGCCTGGAACGCCCTCGACGACAACTTCTTCTACGTGCAGACCATCTATTGGGATCTGCTCAACCGGGCCCCAACGCACGATGAACTGTATGGCGGGTTCGATTACCTGGAGGCGTGTGGCAGCGACACCAGTTGCCAGAGAGCCAGACAGCTCTACATGGCGCGCAGCGTCTTCGATTCGCCAGAGCACTATAACGCCCAGGGCATGATCCCTGGCCATCCGCAGTTCCAGGACGCCTATGTCTGGCGCTGCTATACCGGCTTCTTGAAGCGCCAGCCCGAGTCCACGGGGTTCAATTTCTGGCTCCCCTACTTGCAGAACACCCATGACTACGGTGGGGTGATCAACGGGTTCCTCAACTCGGCGGAGTATCGCGGTCACTTCGGGGATCCCTAG
- a CDS encoding CARDB domain-containing protein: protein MAVAARGASLAPTVLSAGKPASASSSNAPYTANNLTDGNPESYWESTNGAFPQWAQVDLGSAATVEDVVLRLPAGWGARDETLSVQSSTDGSSFTTLKASASYTFSPSTGNAVTIDVPDTSARYVRVTLTANTGWNAGQLSELEVRGTAGTPPPTDPPPPGSNLALGKPIVGSSTEWQFVATNANDDRTDTYWEGAGGQYPSHLTVSFGTSVDLSGVVIKLPPASVWATRTQTFELQGRGQTGGSWTTLKASAAYTFNPATGNTVTVPFTGTAADVRVVFTGNTGSGNGQVAEFQIFGTPSANPDLTVTGVTATPGSPIESDTITLTATVKNAGTKPSAATSVNLTVDGSAVATAAVASLAVGATTTVSAPIGKKSAGSYTIGAVVDPDSAVVEQNESNNAFSNPTKLTVSEAPGPDLQVLSISPNPANPAVGAPVTFSVAVKNRGTTAVGAATVTRVVVGVSTLTATTPAVAAGATVTVTTSGSWTATNGGATVTATADATGVVAETNENNNTFSQSIVVGRGAAVPWVSYEAEAGRYQGTLLETDPLRTFGHTNFATESSGRKSVRLNSTGQYVEFTSTNPTNSIVVRNSIPDAPNGGGQEATISLYANGNFVQKLTLSSRHSWLYGNTDGPEALTNTPQADARRLFDESHALLAQTYPIGTTFRLQRDATDTASFYIIDLIDLELVASPASKPAECTSITSYGAVPNDGLDDTDALQRAVTDDQNGVISCVWIPAGQWRQEKKILTDDPLNRGTYNQVGIRNVTIRGAGMWHSQLYSTIEPQNQTASINHPHEGNFGFDIDDNVQISDIAIFGSGRIRGGDGNAEGGVGLNGRFGKNTKITNVWIEHANVGVWVGRDYDNIPELWGPADGLQFSGMRIRDTYADGINFSNGTRNSQVFNSSFRTTGDDSLAVWANPYVKDRAVDIAHDNHFINNTVQLPWRANGIAIYGGYGNTIENNLIYDTMNYPGIMLATDHDPLPFSGTTLIANNGLYRTGGAFWNEDQEFGAITLFPSTRDIPGVTIRDTDIYDSTYDGIQFKNGGGNMPNVVISNVRISNSLNGAGILAMSGALGSTTLTNVTITGSADGNIVKQPGSQFVINGG from the coding sequence GTGGCGGTCGCCGCGCGGGGCGCGTCCCTGGCTCCGACCGTGCTCTCCGCGGGCAAGCCCGCCTCCGCCAGCAGCAGCAACGCCCCCTACACGGCGAACAACCTCACCGACGGCAACCCGGAGTCCTACTGGGAATCGACCAACGGTGCCTTCCCCCAGTGGGCCCAGGTCGACCTGGGCTCGGCCGCGACCGTCGAGGACGTCGTCCTGCGGCTCCCGGCCGGCTGGGGTGCTCGTGACGAGACCCTGTCCGTCCAGTCCTCCACCGACGGCTCCTCGTTCACCACCCTCAAGGCGAGCGCGTCCTACACGTTCAGCCCGTCCACGGGCAACGCCGTGACGATCGACGTCCCGGACACGTCCGCGCGCTACGTGCGCGTCACCCTCACCGCCAACACCGGCTGGAACGCCGGCCAGCTCTCCGAGCTCGAAGTCCGCGGCACCGCTGGCACGCCGCCGCCGACCGACCCGCCGCCCCCCGGCAGCAACCTCGCCCTCGGCAAGCCCATCGTGGGCTCCTCGACGGAGTGGCAGTTCGTGGCCACCAACGCCAACGATGACAGGACCGACACCTACTGGGAGGGCGCGGGCGGCCAGTACCCGAGCCACCTGACGGTGTCGTTCGGCACGAGCGTCGACCTCTCGGGCGTCGTCATCAAGCTTCCTCCGGCCTCCGTCTGGGCGACCCGCACCCAGACCTTCGAGCTCCAGGGCCGTGGCCAGACTGGCGGGTCGTGGACCACGCTCAAGGCCTCCGCGGCGTACACGTTCAACCCGGCGACCGGCAACACGGTCACCGTGCCGTTCACCGGCACCGCCGCCGACGTCCGGGTCGTCTTCACGGGCAACACCGGATCCGGCAATGGCCAGGTCGCCGAGTTCCAGATCTTCGGCACCCCCTCGGCCAACCCCGACCTCACGGTCACCGGGGTCACCGCGACGCCGGGCTCGCCCATCGAGTCCGACACGATCACGCTGACGGCCACGGTGAAGAACGCCGGCACCAAGCCGTCGGCGGCGACAAGCGTCAACCTCACCGTCGACGGTTCCGCGGTCGCCACGGCCGCCGTCGCCAGTCTCGCGGTCGGTGCGACCACGACCGTGTCGGCGCCGATCGGAAAGAAGAGTGCCGGGTCCTACACGATCGGCGCCGTCGTCGACCCGGACAGCGCTGTCGTCGAGCAGAACGAGAGCAACAACGCGTTCAGCAACCCGACGAAGCTCACGGTGTCGGAGGCTCCCGGGCCCGACCTGCAGGTGCTGAGCATCAGCCCGAACCCCGCGAACCCGGCCGTCGGGGCGCCGGTCACGTTCAGCGTGGCGGTGAAGAACCGCGGGACCACGGCGGTCGGGGCGGCTACGGTCACCCGTGTCGTGGTGGGCGTCAGCACGCTCACCGCCACCACTCCGGCCGTCGCCGCCGGCGCGACCGTCACCGTGACCACCAGCGGTAGCTGGACCGCCACGAACGGGGGAGCCACCGTCACGGCCACGGCCGACGCGACCGGCGTCGTCGCCGAGACCAACGAGAACAACAACACGTTCTCGCAGTCGATCGTCGTCGGGCGCGGGGCGGCGGTCCCGTGGGTCTCCTACGAGGCCGAGGCCGGCCGCTACCAGGGCACCCTGCTGGAGACGGACCCGCTGCGCACCTTCGGGCACACCAACTTCGCCACCGAGTCCTCGGGTCGCAAGTCCGTGCGCCTGAACAGCACCGGTCAGTACGTCGAGTTCACCTCGACCAACCCCACGAACTCGATCGTCGTGCGCAACTCCATCCCCGACGCGCCGAACGGCGGCGGCCAGGAGGCCACGATCAGCCTGTATGCCAATGGCAACTTCGTCCAGAAGCTGACGCTCTCGTCGCGGCACAGCTGGCTGTACGGGAACACCGACGGCCCGGAGGCGCTGACCAACACTCCCCAGGCCGACGCCCGGAGGCTGTTCGACGAGTCGCATGCGCTGCTCGCGCAGACCTACCCGATCGGCACCACGTTCCGCCTGCAGCGCGACGCGACCGACACGGCGTCGTTCTACATCATCGACCTGATCGACCTCGAACTGGTGGCATCGCCCGCGAGCAAGCCCGCCGAGTGCACCTCGATCACGAGCTACGGCGCGGTGCCGAACGACGGGCTCGACGACACGGACGCCCTCCAGCGGGCGGTGACGGACGACCAGAATGGCGTCATCAGCTGCGTGTGGATCCCCGCGGGGCAGTGGCGGCAGGAGAAGAAGATCCTCACCGACGACCCGCTGAACCGCGGGACGTACAACCAGGTGGGCATCCGGAACGTCACGATCCGCGGCGCGGGCATGTGGCACTCCCAGCTCTACTCCACGATCGAACCGCAGAACCAGACGGCCAGCATCAACCACCCCCACGAGGGCAACTTCGGCTTCGACATCGACGACAACGTCCAGATCTCCGACATCGCGATCTTCGGCTCCGGCCGGATCCGTGGGGGTGACGGCAACGCCGAGGGCGGCGTCGGCCTGAACGGCCGGTTCGGCAAGAACACGAAGATCACCAACGTGTGGATCGAGCACGCCAACGTGGGTGTCTGGGTGGGTCGTGACTACGACAACATCCCCGAGCTGTGGGGTCCGGCCGACGGCCTGCAGTTCAGTGGCATGCGCATCCGCGACACCTATGCGGACGGCATCAACTTCAGCAACGGCACGCGGAACTCGCAGGTGTTCAACTCGTCGTTCCGCACCACCGGTGACGACTCCCTGGCGGTCTGGGCCAATCCCTACGTCAAGGACCGCGCGGTGGACATCGCCCACGACAACCACTTCATCAACAACACGGTCCAGCTGCCCTGGCGGGCGAACGGCATCGCGATCTACGGCGGCTACGGCAACACGATCGAGAACAACCTGATCTACGACACGATGAACTACCCCGGCATCATGCTGGCGACCGACCACGATCCCCTGCCGTTCTCGGGGACGACGCTGATCGCCAACAACGGGCTCTACCGGACCGGTGGCGCGTTCTGGAACGAGGACCAGGAGTTCGGGGCGATCACGCTGTTCCCGTCGACCCGGGACATCCCCGGCGTCACCATCCGGGACACCGACATCTACGACTCGACCTACGACGGCATCCAGTTCAAGAACGGTGGCGGCAACATGCCGAACGTCGTGATCAGCAACGTGCGGATCAGCAACTCGCTCAACGGTGCCGGCATCCTGGCCATGAGCGGCGCCCTCGGCAGCACGACGCTGACGAACGTCACCATCACCGGCTCGGCCGACGGCAACATCGTCAAGCAGCCGGGGTCGCAGTTCGTCATCAACGGTGGGTAG
- a CDS encoding enoyl-ACP reductase FabI, which yields MFDLSGTRAVIFGLANEDSIAWHVARALKKAGASIHVGYQQRFKSRVLQALKDADFAPDGLHRCDVTDPAEVDAFFTAVGGPLHVMVHSIGFAPLETFGKPLSELSSTEFSQALEISAYSLLRLTRAALPHLARPASVIAMTYLGSTRVVPGYKVMGVAKAALESIVRELAAEVGPRGVRVNAISAGPIRTLAAQAVPGIDSMLERYAEVAPLRTRVEASDVANTALFLTSNASSKLTGQVLFVDAGFSILGAVG from the coding sequence ATGTTCGACCTTTCTGGAACCCGAGCGGTGATCTTCGGCCTCGCCAACGAGGACAGCATCGCCTGGCACGTCGCACGGGCGCTCAAGAAGGCGGGGGCCAGCATTCACGTGGGCTACCAGCAACGCTTCAAGAGCCGGGTCCTGCAGGCCCTCAAGGACGCGGACTTCGCCCCGGATGGCCTCCACCGGTGCGATGTCACGGACCCGGCCGAGGTGGACGCATTCTTCACCGCCGTGGGGGGTCCCCTTCATGTGATGGTCCACTCCATCGGCTTCGCTCCGCTGGAGACGTTCGGCAAGCCCCTCTCCGAGCTGTCCAGCACTGAGTTCTCCCAGGCGCTGGAGATCTCCGCCTACAGCTTGCTGCGCCTCACCCGCGCCGCGCTGCCCCATCTGGCCAGGCCCGCGAGCGTGATCGCCATGACGTACCTCGGGTCCACTCGGGTCGTGCCGGGGTACAAGGTGATGGGGGTGGCCAAGGCCGCCCTGGAGTCCATCGTGCGGGAGCTGGCCGCGGAGGTGGGGCCCCGGGGGGTCCGGGTCAACGCCATCTCCGCCGGTCCCATCCGCACCCTGGCCGCGCAGGCGGTCCCCGGCATCGACTCGATGCTCGAGCGCTACGCGGAGGTAGCGCCGCTGCGCACCCGCGTCGAGGCCTCCGACGTGGCGAACACGGCGCTGTTCCTGACCTCCAACGCGTCCAGCAAGCTCACCGGCCAGGTGCTGTTCGTGGATGCCGGCTTCTCCATCCTGGGCGCGGTGGGCTGA